The Bifidobacterium animalis subsp. animalis ATCC 25527 genomic interval CTGTTCCAATCCGGTGTAGGCATACCAGGCATCCTGTGCCGAGTCGAGCGTCTGCGATACGAAGAGCGGGCTTTCGGATTCACCCACGGAGGCGTTCCCCTTGGCAAGCGGTGCATTGCGTGAGCTGTGGGTGCCGCGCAACCGGGCAGCCTCGGCCACGGGATTCCCTTCGGGAATGGCAATCCACAGCGCCACATAGGCGAGCGCGCCCACGCCGAACCAGCATGCGAGCAGTACGAACACTATGCGTACCCACGCCACCGACACACCCAGATGCATGCTGATGCCGCGGGCCACGCCGGCGATCACACGGCCCTGTTTGGGACGCATGAGCGGCAGCTTGGCAGGTAGTAGCGGAGGAGCGAGATGCTCGGGAATCTGACTCATGGTTCCATTGTGCCGCATTCAGGGGAGGTATGGGGGTGCCTCAGGTGGAAATCAGGGTCGGAATCAGGGTGTCCCCCGATGCCTGAGCAATCCGCCGTCTGCTGTAATGGAACCATGAGCAACGCAAACCACAATCCACAGCAGCCGCAGGGCGAGCCCCTCGGCAACGGCCAGCCTGCCGGCCAGTATGGTCAGCCTGGGCAAGGCCAGTATTCTCACACCTCCTACAATGCCAACACCACCTACAACACCAACTATGAGAACGGGCGTCCTAAGCCGAACGCCAAGAACGGTGGCGAGATCTCTGAATCCTCGTTCTTCCGCTGGATTCGCGAAAGTGGCGTGCAGCGCACGAACAATCGCGTGATCGCAGGTGTGTGCGGCGCCATCGCGCAGGAGCTCGGCTGGAACGTCACGCTCGTGCGCGTGCTCATGGTCGTGCTGGCATTCATGGGCGGCGCCGGCGTGTTCTTCTACGGGCTCGCCTGGGCGCTGCTGCCCGATGAATCCGACGGGTCGATCCTGCTCGAAGACCTCATCCATGGGCACTGGAACTGGTCGTTCATCGGCGTGATCCTATGCATCCTGCTTTCGGGCGTGTTGGTTGTGCCGTTCTTCGGATTCCACGGTGCCGTGAACATGATGCCGATTCTGCTTTCCGCACTGGCCATGTACCTCGTCATCGACCACGGGCGCCGCCGGTTCATGCAGCCGAACTCCATGAATGGCGGCATCGGTGGGAACGGCGGCAGCACGGGTGGCTATGGAGGCCCGGCACCGGTTCCTCCCATGCCACCGATGCCCAATGCGGGCGAGCGCCCCGCCGGCCCCTTCATGCCGGCCCAGCAGCCGGGCGCCTATCCGAATGCCGCACGTTATGGCATGCCGGCGGCCGCCCCGCAGAACATCGGATACACGCAATATGCGCAGCCCGCGCAGCCCTTTCGTGGGGAACGGCCGAATGTGACCCAGCCAGAGTCGCAGTCGTCAGCGCAGCAGTCCGCTGACGCAGGTACGCCAACCGTCAATATGCCACCAGTCGCCGCTGACAGTGCATCGGCGCAAGGGTTCCGGCCAGCGCAACCGCAGTCCGCGAGCCAGAGCGCATATCACTACACCTACCACTACGAGCCCAAGGACTACACCTACGAATACCGGGGCGCAACGAAGGCACGTCGTAAGCCTGCAGGGCCGGCGGTGGTGCTGCTATTCCTCGGGCTCCTCATTGCGGGCATGGCGGTGGTGCCCCTGATCTGCGGTTCCGCCGGCAACGGCTCGTTCAGCACATTGTTTGGGGCGTCCCGTGGCGCGGTGCTGTTCATCGGCGGCGCATGCTTGGTGCTCGGTCTCATCATCGTCGCCTTGGGGTGTGCCGGCAGACGCACCGGCGGCCTGCACCCCTTCGCATGGACGCTCATGTTCCTCGCCGTGATTGCGATGTGCTTCGGCGGCACAGTGGCGACGGCGAACTCGCTGAGTCCTTACTTGGCCAAGGATTACACGCATGTCAACGTGGGCAAGACGTTGGTGATCGACTCGTCGAAGGCGAGCATGGAGACATTGCGCAAGGGTATTGCCGTGCAAGGCGAAGGCTACGCGAAATCCACGCTCACCATCGACCTGACGAAGTATGCCGAGCACAACAAGGCGAAGCAGGTTCGTCTCAACGACGGGCAGACCAGAACTACGTACTGCCCGGTCGAGACGATTCCGATGACGGTCACCGACGCCAAGGTGACGGTCAAGATTCCTTACGGATGCTCATGGGGTTTCAACGTATCGTCGGGCATGATGAGCACGTGGAATTCGATTGACGCCCAGGGAGGTCTGCTTGCCACCGGTGTGGGCAGCGATCGGTCCGGTGCCGGCTATGACTGGCTTGGCGACGACGACCACGGCAACGGCTGGGACATTCAGGCCGGCCGCTCGGGCTTCCAAATCTCTGGTGCCCACCCCGACGGCAACGGCATCAGCTCGTGGTACAGCATGACCGGCGACATGAACGAGTTGTGCGAGAACGTCGGGTTTGGCGACGACATGAACCACGCCGTCACGAAAAACACCGACCCGCGCGTCAAGCAGCTCGCCGAGAACGGCTATTACTGGCCGTGCCTCACCGACAACGCGAAAAGCGTGGCACACACCGAGCTCAACATCTCACCCCGCCTGCTGCGCAACGCCTCGGTGACGGTCTCCTACGGGGGCGACATCGCCGACTCCGCGAAGAAACACTGATTGAAAGGAGCCTGACATGAAGAAGCAATCTGATTCCAACGACGCCCAGACGCCGTACGACGAGACCACCGAAGTGTTCGCTGTCGAAGAGCCGCTCGACGAGACCGTGGAGATCGACGAGCAAGTCGACCTCACAAGCACCACGCAGATGCCTGCTGCGGATGCCACCGCATCTGTCGATATGAATGCTCCTCTCTATGCGCAATTTGCCGGGGACGCCGACGAGGACTCAGGCCTCGGCAACGACGGCGGAAGCGATGACGGCGGAGCCAATGCCAGCAGTGCCGAACCCGGTGGCGAGCCCGTCGACGATGACCTGACGATCCCGATGCAGGTGACCGATACCTCACATCAGGCGAGCACCGGAGAGAGAGCACCGCAGAACATCCCGCTCTACCAGGCGCCTCCGCAGCGCAAACCGGAGCCGGAACGGCCGAAGGGGGCGAGCGCGGGCACCATCGTGTTCGGCGTGGTCGTGCTGCTGTTCGGCGCGCTCACGGTCACGGTCGGTCTGCTCATGAACTCGTCGATGTTCTCGTTCGTCGAGTTCAACCGGATCACCGGTTACCTGTTCGCCGGCCTCGGCATTCTGCTCTCGCTCATCGCCATCGTGATGGGCGTCTCCAGCCACTGGCGCAACAAGAATCGCAGTGCGTGACAGCCGGATGCCACAGACGTTCCCACACACCCACCAGAAAGGAGCCCAAGCGTAAGATCATATTCTCAATCTCCTAACATCTTCACTTGAAACCCGCTATAGATGCGCTCTATAGCGGGGTTTTCGTTGCGATCCCGCGTATTTGCAGACTCCTATAACCTGCGCGTATAACCACGCCGGCATTCGTGCGTCTGAACGGCGATACAGTGGCGCCCGTGCCTGACAACGACGGATGCGGGCACGACCCAGACCAATAGCACTCAGACAATCCATGCTGTACAGGAGGTGCCATGACCCAGCTGAACACCAAACTCGTCCACGGCGTACCGGTGACGGACAACGCCACCGGCGCGGTGAACCCGCCCATCTACAATTCGTCCACCTATGCCTTCGAATCGGTCGAGTCCATGCCACGCTGGGACTATGCGCGCAGCGGCAATCCCACGCGCGATTTCCTGGAACGGCAGATCGCTCAGCTCGAACACGGTGTGCGCGGTTTCGCCTTCGCCTCAGGGCTCGCAGCGATCCACGCAGTGCTGTCGATCTTCGCACCGGGCGAACGCATTGTGGTCGGTTCGAACATCTACGGCGGCACCTACTCGCTGTTCAACGAGCATTTCAACCGTTGGGGGCTCGTCAGCTACTCGGTGGACACGCAGGACCTGCGCGAGCTGATCGAAGACCTCGACCAGGCGCTCGCCATCGCCACCAGCCGCGCGCAGGCTCCGCAATCGCTCGAGCTCGCGTCGCTCTTCTGTTAATCGTTCCCTCGCGCATATGACTGCGCCACTGACAGACTGGCTTACCATGACCCATTTCTCCACGCTGGCCATTCACGCCGGCTATGATTCCGCGGACTGTACCAACGGCAACGCCGCGGTGCCTCCGATCTACCTTCCGCCGCCTTCGACATGCAGTCCGCGGCACACGGCGACGCGCTCTCGGCAGGTGCCGCAGAGGGCTTCTCATACTCCCGTGTGGCCAATCCGACACTCGACGTGCTCGAACGTCGCATCGCCGCATTGGAGGTCGGCCGTTCCGCCGTGGCCTTCGCCTCCGGCATGGCGGCGGTCTCCGCGGCGTTGCTGTGCGCGGCGGAAGGCGGAGGCCGCATCATCACCGCACGGAATCTGTACGGCGCCTCCGTCGATGCGATGGACAGCCTGTTCCCCGAATTCGGCATCGAGACCGATTTTGTGGATGACATCAACGACCTTGCCTTGGTGGAGTTGCTGATCGGGCCGGACACGCGCGCAATCTTCGCCGAGTCCGTCGCGAACCCGTCCACCGAGGTCGCCGATGTCGCCGCGCTCGCCAGCGTCGCGCATCGGCATGGCATCCCGCTCATCATCGACAACACGGTACCCACGCCCTACCTGTTCCGGCCGATCGAACTGGGGGCCGACGTCGCCGTGCATTCGCCCACGAAGGGGATCAGCGAGCATGGCAATGCGCTCGGCGGCATCGTCGTCGATGCCGGGCGTTTCGACTGGGCCACCGATCGCTACCCGCAATTCACGCGACAGGGGGTGGGGGTCAGTGACGACTGCAACGATGGCTGGCACAGCTTCGCCTCGAAATTCGGCATCGACGCGTATATCCGACGTGTGCGCATATCAAATACCTGCGCACATTCGGCGCGGTCGCCTCGCCGGTGAACGCCTACCTGCAGCTGCTCGGAGTGGAGACGCTCGCTGTGCGCCTGCGCCAGCAGGTCGCTTCGGCCACCGCAATCGCCGAATTCCTGCAAACCATCCCGCATGTGCGCGCCGTGCACTGCTCGGGATTGGCGTTGGCCGGGGATGGCCATGCGGCGCTGCAGTCGGCCTCGCAGAACGAGCTCGTGCGCCGTGATTTTCCGCGTGGCGTGGGTGGCGTGCTCAGTTTCGAAGTGGATGGCGGCCGTGAGCAGGTCGCGCGGATTCTCGATGGCACCCACGTGTTCGCCTATGTGCCGAACATAGGCGATGCGCGCTCGCTCATCGTCGATCCCGCGCGCATCACACACCGCGAGGTCTCGCCGCAATTCCGTCGGATGAGCGGT includes:
- a CDS encoding PLP-dependent transferase, which translates into the protein MNAYLQLLGVETLAVRLRQQVASATAIAEFLQTIPHVRAVHCSGLALAGDGHAALQSASQNELVRRDFPRGVGGVLSFEVDGGREQVARILDGTHVFAYVPNIGDARSLIVDPARITHREVSPQFRRMSGVGDNLIRLSIGLEDTADLIADLEQAIHGAY
- a CDS encoding PLP-dependent transferase; the protein is MQSAAHGDALSAGAAEGFSYSRVANPTLDVLERRIAALEVGRSAVAFASGMAAVSAALLCAAEGGGRIITARNLYGASVDAMDSLFPEFGIETDFVDDINDLALVELLIGPDTRAIFAESVANPSTEVADVAALASVAHRHGIPLIIDNTVPTPYLFRPIELGADVAVHSPTKGISEHGNALGGIVVDAGRFDWATDRYPQFTRQGVGVSDDCNDGWHSFASKFGIDAYIRRVRISNTCAHSARSPRR
- a CDS encoding ABC transporter permease gives rise to the protein MKKQSDSNDAQTPYDETTEVFAVEEPLDETVEIDEQVDLTSTTQMPAADATASVDMNAPLYAQFAGDADEDSGLGNDGGSDDGGANASSAEPGGEPVDDDLTIPMQVTDTSHQASTGERAPQNIPLYQAPPQRKPEPERPKGASAGTIVFGVVVLLFGALTVTVGLLMNSSMFSFVEFNRITGYLFAGLGILLSLIAIVMGVSSHWRNKNRSA
- a CDS encoding PspC domain-containing protein gives rise to the protein MSNANHNPQQPQGEPLGNGQPAGQYGQPGQGQYSHTSYNANTTYNTNYENGRPKPNAKNGGEISESSFFRWIRESGVQRTNNRVIAGVCGAIAQELGWNVTLVRVLMVVLAFMGGAGVFFYGLAWALLPDESDGSILLEDLIHGHWNWSFIGVILCILLSGVLVVPFFGFHGAVNMMPILLSALAMYLVIDHGRRRFMQPNSMNGGIGGNGGSTGGYGGPAPVPPMPPMPNAGERPAGPFMPAQQPGAYPNAARYGMPAAAPQNIGYTQYAQPAQPFRGERPNVTQPESQSSAQQSADAGTPTVNMPPVAADSASAQGFRPAQPQSASQSAYHYTYHYEPKDYTYEYRGATKARRKPAGPAVVLLFLGLLIAGMAVVPLICGSAGNGSFSTLFGASRGAVLFIGGACLVLGLIIVALGCAGRRTGGLHPFAWTLMFLAVIAMCFGGTVATANSLSPYLAKDYTHVNVGKTLVIDSSKASMETLRKGIAVQGEGYAKSTLTIDLTKYAEHNKAKQVRLNDGQTRTTYCPVETIPMTVTDAKVTVKIPYGCSWGFNVSSGMMSTWNSIDAQGGLLATGVGSDRSGAGYDWLGDDDHGNGWDIQAGRSGFQISGAHPDGNGISSWYSMTGDMNELCENVGFGDDMNHAVTKNTDPRVKQLAENGYYWPCLTDNAKSVAHTELNISPRLLRNASVTVSYGGDIADSAKKH